In Paenibacillus kyungheensis, the following are encoded in one genomic region:
- the gltB gene encoding glutamate synthase large subunit, giving the protein MNITGLPPKQGLYDPQFEKDACGMGFTAHIKGTPSHQIVSQALTMLENMEHRGGQGSEPNSGDGAGIMVQIPHRFFVKEAKALDFELPEKGQYGVAMVFLSRDEELRNRHEDMLKDIIAQEGQVLLGVRTVPTDDSTLGKSAKDAKPVVRQFFIGRSSELQSQDELSFERKLYVIRRLAERHIRFASEPGGETFYIPSLSCRKVVYKGMLTTIQVGEFYLDLRNEEFESVMALVHSRFSTNTFPSWDRAHPYRFMIHNGEINTMRGNVNWMHARQSLFESEVFGDDIDKIRPVINPDGSDTAMFDNTLEFLYLNGRSLPHVAMMMVPEPWSNHDSMDAKKKAFYEYHSCLMEPWDGPAAMAFTDGIQIGATLDRNGLRPARYYVTKDDRIILSSEVGVLDIPAEDILYKDRLRPGRMLLVDTAEGRIISDEEIKDKIASEQPYGEWLEEHLMNLDEIPDAPEAIQPDHSNIEQLQLSFGYTFEELRKVLEPMASTGAEAIGSMGYDAPLAVLSDRPQRLFNYFKQMFAQVTNPPIDSIREEIVTSTATSIGPERNLLDPQPESCRQIILNTPVLSNEDFAKIRHVRRPGFKAMTIPIFYTAAEGAEGLRKALDNLCAAADRVIRKGHNFLILSDRGVDKENAAIPSLLAVACLHHHLIRQGTRTKVSLLLESGEPRDVHHFALLLGYGISAVNPYLVFESLQDMIKQGLLRGISHEKAVKNYVKGVTKGVTKILSKMGISTIQSYRGAQIFEAVGLKQDFVDQYFTWTASRIGGIGLEEVAAESLSQHNRAFTDKDGNDKVLDSGGDYQWRNDGEKHLFNPQTIHLLQHAVRTGDYKLYKKYAALVEGENEQRLTLRSMLKFKPNGAPIPLEEVEPLESIFKRFKTGAMSFGSISQEAHESLAIAMNRIGGKSNTGEGGEDPARFVPDANGDSRRSAIKQVASGRFGVTSNYLVNADEIQIKMAQGAKPGEGGQLPGRKVYPWVAEVRGSTPGVGLISPPPHHDIYSIEDLAELIYDLKNSNPRADINVKLVAEVGVGTIAAGVAKGRADIILVSGYDGGTGASPQGSIRHAGLPWELGLAETQQTLIMNNLRDRVVLETDGKMLSGRDLAVAALLGAEEYGFSTAPLVALGCIMMRVCQMDTCPVGVATQNPELRKNFTGDPDHVVNFMKFVAEDFREIMAELGFRTVQEMVGRMDCLDAVDAAEHWKKKGLDLSVLLHEPKLAEGSERYRIQRQNHQLEETLDMQQLVPLATPALENGTRVEADLAICNVNRATGTILGSEITRKYGAAGLPEDTITFNFKGSAGQSFGAFVPKGMTLKVEGDCNDYVGKGLSGGKLVVRPDAKATFVAEDNIIIGNTALYGATSGQAYINGIAGERFAVRNSGANVVVEGVGDHGCEYMTGGRVVVLGSTGRNFAAGMSGGIAYVLDPDRSFVERCNLEMVLLESIEDAAELEEVRSLIERHVEYTGSQAGQRVLQDWNQQSQDFVRVIPKDYKRMTEQIQKVHDTGLTGEAALLAAFEANMRELARSGA; this is encoded by the coding sequence ATGAACATTACTGGTTTGCCTCCAAAACAGGGGCTTTATGATCCTCAATTTGAAAAAGATGCTTGTGGTATGGGTTTTACTGCACACATCAAAGGAACACCGAGTCACCAGATCGTTAGCCAGGCGCTGACAATGCTTGAAAATATGGAGCATCGTGGCGGTCAGGGTAGCGAGCCAAATTCCGGTGACGGAGCCGGTATTATGGTGCAGATTCCTCATCGTTTTTTTGTTAAAGAAGCAAAAGCACTTGATTTTGAATTGCCTGAAAAAGGTCAGTACGGTGTAGCGATGGTGTTCCTCTCCCGTGATGAAGAACTACGTAACCGTCATGAAGACATGCTGAAAGACATTATTGCGCAAGAAGGACAAGTTCTTCTTGGTGTACGTACTGTGCCTACAGATGACAGTACACTTGGCAAATCGGCAAAAGATGCGAAGCCAGTCGTTCGCCAATTTTTTATTGGACGTAGCTCAGAGTTACAATCTCAAGATGAATTATCGTTTGAACGTAAATTATATGTGATTCGCCGTTTAGCAGAACGTCATATTCGCTTTGCAAGTGAACCGGGTGGAGAAACATTCTATATCCCAAGTTTGTCTTGTCGCAAAGTCGTATACAAAGGGATGTTAACCACGATTCAAGTAGGCGAGTTTTATTTGGATCTACGCAATGAAGAGTTTGAATCTGTAATGGCATTGGTTCACTCTCGCTTTAGTACCAATACATTCCCAAGTTGGGATCGTGCTCACCCTTATCGTTTTATGATTCACAACGGTGAGATTAACACGATGCGTGGAAATGTAAACTGGATGCATGCTCGTCAATCGCTCTTCGAGAGTGAAGTATTCGGTGATGATATTGACAAAATTCGTCCGGTTATCAATCCAGATGGATCTGATACAGCGATGTTTGATAATACGTTAGAGTTCTTGTATTTGAATGGACGTTCATTGCCGCATGTCGCTATGATGATGGTTCCTGAACCGTGGAGTAACCATGACAGCATGGATGCGAAGAAAAAAGCATTTTATGAATATCACAGTTGTCTAATGGAACCATGGGATGGCCCAGCAGCAATGGCATTTACCGATGGAATTCAGATCGGAGCGACACTTGACCGTAACGGTCTACGTCCAGCACGTTATTATGTTACCAAAGACGACCGTATTATTTTGTCTTCTGAAGTAGGCGTACTGGATATTCCAGCAGAAGATATTCTGTACAAAGATCGCCTGCGTCCAGGACGTATGTTGCTGGTAGATACAGCAGAAGGTCGTATTATTTCAGACGAAGAAATCAAAGATAAAATTGCTTCCGAGCAACCGTATGGCGAATGGCTTGAAGAGCATTTGATGAATCTGGATGAGATTCCAGACGCACCGGAAGCGATTCAACCGGATCATAGCAATATTGAGCAATTGCAATTATCGTTCGGTTATACATTTGAAGAGTTGCGTAAAGTGCTAGAGCCTATGGCATCTACAGGTGCTGAAGCGATTGGTTCAATGGGTTATGATGCACCGCTTGCGGTACTGTCTGATCGTCCGCAACGACTATTCAATTATTTCAAGCAGATGTTTGCACAGGTAACCAATCCTCCGATCGATTCGATTCGTGAAGAGATTGTAACGTCAACAGCAACATCGATTGGACCGGAGCGCAATTTATTAGATCCACAACCGGAAAGTTGTCGTCAGATTATTTTGAATACACCGGTATTGTCGAACGAAGATTTTGCCAAAATCCGTCATGTTCGTCGCCCTGGATTCAAAGCGATGACTATTCCTATTTTCTATACAGCAGCAGAAGGTGCAGAAGGATTACGTAAAGCATTAGATAATCTATGTGCAGCAGCAGATCGTGTTATTCGTAAAGGTCATAATTTCTTGATTCTTTCCGATCGTGGTGTAGATAAAGAAAATGCAGCTATTCCTTCATTGCTTGCTGTCGCTTGTTTGCATCACCATTTGATTCGTCAAGGAACAAGAACGAAAGTCAGTTTGTTGCTTGAATCTGGTGAACCTCGTGATGTGCATCATTTTGCTTTGTTATTAGGTTACGGTATTAGTGCTGTCAATCCGTATCTGGTATTTGAATCGTTGCAAGATATGATCAAACAAGGATTACTACGTGGAATTTCACATGAAAAAGCTGTGAAAAACTATGTTAAAGGTGTTACCAAAGGCGTAACTAAAATTCTGTCTAAAATGGGTATTTCGACGATTCAATCTTATCGTGGCGCACAGATTTTTGAAGCTGTAGGATTGAAGCAAGATTTTGTCGATCAATACTTTACATGGACCGCTTCTCGTATTGGCGGTATTGGTTTGGAAGAAGTTGCAGCTGAAAGTCTATCTCAGCATAATCGTGCGTTTACAGACAAAGATGGCAATGACAAAGTGCTCGATTCGGGTGGAGATTATCAATGGCGTAATGACGGGGAGAAACATTTATTCAACCCGCAAACGATCCATTTACTACAACATGCTGTACGTACTGGTGATTATAAATTGTACAAAAAATATGCAGCACTGGTTGAAGGTGAAAATGAGCAACGTCTGACATTGCGTTCGATGCTCAAATTCAAACCAAATGGTGCACCTATTCCTTTGGAAGAAGTAGAGCCACTGGAATCGATCTTCAAGCGCTTCAAAACAGGCGCAATGTCGTTCGGTTCGATCAGTCAAGAAGCGCATGAGAGTCTGGCTATTGCGATGAACCGTATCGGTGGGAAAAGTAACACCGGTGAAGGCGGCGAAGACCCTGCACGCTTTGTTCCAGACGCGAATGGAGATTCACGTCGCAGTGCGATCAAACAGGTAGCTTCTGGACGCTTTGGTGTTACATCGAATTATCTGGTCAATGCCGATGAAATTCAGATCAAAATGGCACAGGGTGCGAAGCCGGGTGAAGGTGGACAATTACCAGGACGTAAAGTGTACCCGTGGGTTGCTGAAGTTCGGGGTTCTACACCGGGTGTAGGTCTGATTTCACCACCGCCGCATCATGATATTTATTCGATTGAAGATTTGGCTGAATTGATCTATGATCTCAAAAATTCAAATCCACGTGCAGATATCAATGTAAAATTGGTAGCTGAAGTAGGGGTAGGTACGATCGCAGCAGGTGTTGCTAAAGGTCGTGCAGATATTATTTTGGTAAGTGGTTATGATGGCGGTACAGGTGCATCTCCACAAGGATCTATTCGTCATGCAGGCTTGCCGTGGGAACTCGGTCTAGCGGAGACACAACAAACATTGATTATGAACAATCTTCGTGATCGTGTTGTGTTGGAGACCGATGGTAAAATGCTAAGCGGACGTGATCTAGCGGTAGCTGCTCTATTGGGCGCAGAAGAATATGGTTTCTCTACAGCACCACTTGTAGCATTAGGCTGTATTATGATGCGTGTCTGTCAGATGGATACTTGTCCTGTAGGTGTAGCGACACAGAATCCAGAACTTCGTAAAAACTTTACAGGTGATCCTGATCATGTTGTAAACTTTATGAAATTTGTAGCTGAAGATTTCCGCGAAATTATGGCTGAACTTGGTTTCCGTACTGTTCAAGAAATGGTAGGACGTATGGATTGTCTGGATGCTGTCGATGCGGCAGAACACTGGAAGAAAAAAGGTCTGGATCTATCTGTATTGCTTCATGAACCTAAGCTTGCAGAAGGTAGTGAACGCTACAGAATCCAAAGACAAAATCACCAACTGGAAGAGACATTGGATATGCAACAATTGGTTCCATTGGCAACTCCAGCTCTTGAAAATGGTACGCGTGTAGAAGCTGACCTTGCGATCTGTAACGTGAACCGGGCGACAGGTACTATTTTAGGTAGCGAGATCACACGTAAATATGGCGCAGCAGGTTTACCGGAAGATACAATCACATTTAACTTCAAAGGATCAGCAGGTCAGAGCTTTGGCGCATTTGTTCCTAAAGGAATGACGCTCAAAGTAGAAGGCGACTGTAATGACTATGTAGGTAAAGGATTGTCTGGTGGTAAATTAGTCGTTCGTCCAGATGCCAAAGCTACATTTGTAGCAGAAGATAATATCATTATCGGAAATACGGCTCTGTATGGCGCTACAAGCGGTCAAGCGTATATTAATGGTATCGCTGGTGAGCGATTTGCTGTACGTAACTCTGGCGCAAATGTAGTCGTTGAAGGCGTAGGAGATCATGGTTGTGAATATATGACGGGTGGTCGGGTTGTTGTTCTAGGCAGTACAGGACGTAACTTTGCAGCAGGGATGTCTGGCGGTATTGCTTATGTGCTTGATCCAGATCGTAGTTTTGTAGAGCGTTGTAATCTTGAAATGGTTCTACTTGAATCGATTGAAGATGCAGCTGAACTGGAAGAAGTACGATCTCTGATCGAACGTCATGTGGAGTATACGGGTAGCCAAGCAGGACAACGTGTATTGCAAGACTGGAATCAACAATCTCAAGACTTTGTACGTGTTATCCCTAAAGACTACAAACGGATGACCGAGCAAATTCAAAAAGTTCACGATACAGGTCTAACAGGCGAAGCAGCATTACTTGCAGCCTTTGAAGCCAATATGCGTGAACTGGCACGTTCCGGTGCGTAG
- the tsaB gene encoding tRNA (adenosine(37)-N6)-threonylcarbamoyltransferase complex dimerization subunit type 1 TsaB yields the protein MSEINEQPRKRFLVLDTSTAAQNVAVMQDNTVLVAENSYADRNHSVGLVNGIQKLMEQSNTARNELTGIAVGVGPGSYTGIRIAVTTAKTLAWTLNIPVVGFSSLAALAWSGYQEYINTTSADSASTTDEAESTFWIIPLMDGRRAQVYTSLFEFRANHITETEQTLSLPYRLEEDRIMLMDHWMNQIAEQYHALSEQERPDHILIVGETPNHQERAEQLRDIVKDRVTIVECGLDAGCAGEIGASLLFTEIYDETHHLLPNYTQLSEAEANLLRQSK from the coding sequence ATGAGTGAAATCAACGAACAGCCGCGCAAGCGGTTTTTGGTTTTGGATACATCTACAGCTGCTCAGAATGTAGCTGTAATGCAAGACAATACAGTACTTGTAGCTGAAAATAGTTATGCCGATCGTAATCATTCGGTAGGTCTAGTCAATGGAATCCAGAAGCTAATGGAACAGTCCAACACAGCACGCAATGAATTAACTGGTATTGCTGTAGGAGTAGGCCCTGGTTCATATACAGGTATCCGAATTGCAGTAACGACAGCCAAAACATTAGCATGGACATTAAATATTCCAGTGGTAGGCTTTTCCAGCCTAGCAGCACTGGCTTGGAGCGGATATCAAGAATACATTAATACAACATCAGCAGATTCAGCTTCAACAACAGATGAGGCAGAATCAACATTCTGGATTATTCCATTGATGGATGGTCGTCGTGCTCAAGTATATACGTCGTTATTTGAGTTTCGAGCTAATCACATAACTGAGACAGAGCAGACTCTATCTTTGCCCTATCGTTTAGAAGAAGATCGCATTATGCTAATGGATCACTGGATGAATCAAATAGCAGAGCAATATCATGCATTATCTGAACAAGAGCGCCCGGATCATATTTTGATCGTAGGTGAAACACCGAATCATCAAGAACGAGCAGAGCAACTACGAGATATAGTAAAAGACAGAGTGACTATAGTAGAGTGTGGATTGGATGCAGGTTGTGCAGGAGAAATAGGAGCAAGTCTTCTTTTCACTGAAATATATGATGAGACGCATCATCTATTGCCTAATTACACCCAGTTGTCAGAAGCAGAAGCGAATTTGCTACGCCAATCGAAATAG
- a CDS encoding ABC transporter permease, which yields MMNFWRLVHNENLKIVLKKSTWILSILMIIGSPMVPIFLKIVDVPFTASGVLYQSFILYFIVIMLSLIIASESVSSEFSRGTIKLLLIRPWDRWKILLSKYIAVILFSLVATILFVILNMIFAYILFPTTGSSILSGPTPDLLLTIVYNYIRALVLITVAFMLSSLFRSTALAIMISILLYFSGGTLNGIFRLFLEPEDRGVVKYLLSTNLDLTQYFNSPTGTFGVTSLGFSLGVLLVYMIVFIAITWFSFVKRDVRA from the coding sequence ATGATGAATTTCTGGAGACTGGTACATAATGAAAATCTCAAAATTGTACTTAAAAAGTCAACATGGATTTTGAGTATTTTGATGATTATCGGTTCACCGATGGTGCCGATTTTTCTTAAAATCGTAGATGTTCCTTTTACAGCATCAGGTGTACTATATCAATCATTTATTTTGTATTTTATTGTTATTATGTTATCGCTGATTATTGCTTCTGAATCGGTATCAAGTGAATTTTCAAGAGGAACGATTAAGCTGTTATTGATTCGTCCATGGGATCGTTGGAAAATTTTACTATCTAAATATATTGCTGTGATTTTATTTTCGTTAGTAGCTACAATCCTATTTGTTATTTTAAATATGATTTTTGCTTATATTTTATTTCCAACGACAGGCAGTAGCATTTTATCAGGGCCTACACCTGATCTGTTACTGACGATTGTATATAATTATATTCGCGCTTTAGTGTTAATCACTGTTGCCTTTATGCTGTCCTCGTTATTCCGTTCTACAGCGTTAGCGATTATGATTTCGATTTTGCTGTATTTCTCTGGTGGAACATTGAATGGTATTTTCCGACTATTTCTTGAGCCGGAAGATCGTGGAGTTGTAAAGTATTTATTGTCTACGAATTTGGATCTGACACAGTATTTTAATTCACCTACAGGCACATTTGGTGTCACCTCATTAGGATTCTCTTTAGGTGTATTGCTTGTGTACATGATCGTGTTTATCGCAATAACATGGTTTTCTTTTGTCAAAAGAGATGTTCGAGCATAA
- the tsaE gene encoding tRNA (adenosine(37)-N6)-threonylcarbamoyltransferase complex ATPase subunit type 1 TsaE: protein MSERLPAISYTFISKSLEDTDQLAAFLAKRSAPGTIITLDGDLGAGKTHFSKSFASYLGVTALVNSPTFTIIKEYEGHMPFYHMDVYRISEDEAADLGLDEYFYGQGATLVEWASIIPDLVPAQRLQIEITVNEDDTRKFICTGYGEPYSAWCRELIQNGVSDNQ from the coding sequence ATGTCTGAACGATTACCTGCAATATCATATACATTTATAAGCAAAAGCTTGGAAGATACCGATCAATTGGCTGCTTTTTTAGCAAAACGTTCTGCACCGGGTACGATCATTACGCTAGATGGAGATTTGGGTGCAGGCAAAACGCATTTTTCCAAATCATTTGCTTCTTATCTAGGTGTAACTGCGTTGGTGAATAGCCCCACATTTACGATCATTAAGGAATATGAAGGACATATGCCTTTTTATCATATGGATGTATACCGGATTAGTGAAGATGAAGCGGCTGATCTGGGGTTAGATGAATACTTTTATGGACAGGGTGCTACACTGGTTGAATGGGCAAGTATTATTCCTGACTTGGTTCCAGCCCAGCGTTTGCAGATTGAGATTACAGTCAATGAAGACGATACACGCAAGTTCATCTGTACAGGTTATGGAGAGCCTTATTCAGCATGGTGTCGTGAGTTAATACAGAATGGAGTTAGTGACAATCAATGA
- the cls gene encoding cardiolipin synthase: MIWIVLICLIFIFQTGIILILEFRRPSKAVAWMFISYCVPFLGFVLYYFVARNYRIRRTIRKKGTIIFREVRHRLWRQSHVIRHAQDMGNPKFENEERLFGLLSHLTENPITACNDIKVLTDGKVTFSAMLRALEQAEHHIHIQFYIFRDDMIGKEFTEILIRKAQAGVKVRMLCDGLGSYHLKYKFVRQLKAAGIEFYFFLPPFTSFIQREVNYRNHRKILVIDGEVGFMGGLNIGDDYLGYDPKLGYWRDTHLETRGDIVYFLQTVFLEDWEFASGQRITDSIYFPKHQCAGNERALIVSSGPDRNWDAIQELCFSAIAVAKQRICITTPYFIPDAGIYTALKTAAVSGVQVDIIIPKVSDSQVVHYASLSYMQELMRAGVRIHQYEKGFVHAKVMVIDDLLASVGTANMDMRSFYSNFELVAVLAEQSTIERLMEDFERDLEHSRLLNYEQFIKRSRMQKTMETLSRMLSPLL; this comes from the coding sequence ATGATTTGGATTGTACTGATTTGCCTTATTTTTATTTTTCAAACAGGGATTATATTGATTCTTGAGTTTCGTCGTCCATCCAAAGCAGTTGCGTGGATGTTTATTTCATATTGTGTTCCCTTTTTAGGATTTGTACTTTATTATTTTGTAGCTCGTAATTATCGGATTCGTCGTACGATTCGCAAAAAAGGAACGATTATTTTCCGCGAAGTTCGTCATCGTCTGTGGAGACAATCTCATGTGATACGTCATGCACAAGATATGGGCAATCCGAAATTTGAAAACGAAGAGCGTTTATTCGGATTATTGTCTCATTTAACTGAAAATCCAATCACTGCTTGTAATGATATTAAAGTGCTGACAGATGGAAAAGTTACTTTTTCAGCTATGTTGCGAGCGTTAGAGCAAGCAGAGCATCATATCCATATTCAGTTTTATATTTTTCGAGATGATATGATAGGCAAAGAATTTACTGAGATTCTAATCCGCAAAGCACAAGCAGGAGTCAAAGTTAGAATGTTATGTGATGGATTAGGAAGTTATCATCTGAAATACAAATTTGTGCGTCAGTTAAAAGCCGCAGGAATTGAATTTTATTTCTTTTTACCTCCGTTTACTTCGTTTATTCAGCGTGAAGTCAATTATCGTAATCATCGCAAAATCTTGGTGATTGATGGTGAAGTAGGATTTATGGGTGGATTAAATATAGGAGATGATTATCTGGGTTATGATCCTAAGCTTGGATACTGGCGGGATACTCATCTGGAGACACGCGGAGATATTGTTTACTTTTTGCAAACGGTATTTTTAGAAGATTGGGAATTTGCTTCAGGGCAACGGATCACAGATTCAATCTATTTTCCAAAACATCAATGTGCAGGCAATGAACGCGCATTAATTGTATCCAGTGGACCTGATCGGAACTGGGATGCTATTCAAGAGTTGTGTTTTAGTGCAATTGCTGTAGCGAAGCAACGTATTTGTATTACCACGCCTTATTTTATTCCAGATGCAGGTATCTATACCGCGCTCAAAACAGCCGCAGTTAGTGGTGTACAGGTCGATATTATTATTCCTAAAGTATCTGATTCACAGGTTGTACATTATGCGTCATTATCGTATATGCAAGAATTGATGCGTGCAGGAGTACGTATTCACCAATATGAAAAAGGATTTGTTCATGCTAAAGTGATGGTCATTGATGATTTATTGGCTTCAGTAGGTACCGCTAATATGGATATGCGTAGCTTTTATAGCAATTTCGAATTAGTTGCTGTGTTAGCAGAGCAGTCTACGATTGAGCGGTTGATGGAAGATTTTGAACGTGATCTGGAACATAGTCGTCTTTTGAATTATGAGCAATTTATCAAGCGATCTCGTATGCAAAAAACGATGGAGACGTTATCACGAATGTTGTCACCTCTTTTATAA
- a CDS encoding ABC transporter ATP-binding protein produces MKEPLTDTKVPYAAGHLPVVQFVNVSKVIGGKTLIDHLTLDIPAGKVFGFLGPNGAGKTTTIRMMVGLMSITEGDILIEGQSIRTHFEEAIAKVGAIVENPEMYKYMTGRQNLMQYARMSPGVDPARIDEVIQFVGLTGRIHEKVSTYSLGMRQRLGVAQALLHRPKLLILDEPTNGLDPQGIRELRDYLRALTREQGTTVFVSSHLLAEMELMCDAIAVIDGGKLIDVRELHTTQEAEADLIAKVTVVFELDQPELAAQLASAGKVEGNTWTIEADRQEVARLNTLFVQNGIAVYSIRPIKRSLEDQFLELTRGGQL; encoded by the coding sequence ATGAAAGAGCCACTCACAGACACCAAAGTCCCTTATGCAGCAGGTCATCTACCTGTAGTTCAATTTGTAAATGTAAGTAAAGTAATCGGTGGCAAAACGTTAATCGATCATTTGACTCTGGATATTCCAGCAGGTAAAGTATTTGGATTTCTAGGCCCTAACGGTGCAGGGAAAACGACGACGATCCGTATGATGGTAGGGCTGATGAGCATTACAGAAGGGGATATTTTGATCGAAGGTCAAAGTATTCGTACTCATTTTGAAGAAGCTATTGCCAAAGTAGGCGCGATTGTCGAAAATCCCGAAATGTACAAGTATATGACAGGTAGACAAAATCTAATGCAATATGCTCGTATGTCGCCTGGTGTAGATCCAGCGCGAATTGATGAGGTAATTCAATTTGTTGGCTTAACAGGACGTATTCATGAAAAAGTAAGCACCTATTCACTAGGTATGCGCCAGCGTCTAGGAGTCGCACAAGCATTGCTACATCGTCCTAAGTTATTAATTCTGGATGAGCCTACCAATGGACTTGATCCGCAGGGGATAAGAGAGCTACGGGATTATTTACGTGCGTTGACTCGTGAACAAGGAACGACTGTATTTGTATCCAGTCATTTACTTGCTGAAATGGAATTGATGTGTGATGCGATTGCTGTGATTGATGGTGGGAAATTAATAGATGTACGTGAACTTCATACGACTCAAGAAGCAGAAGCGGATCTGATAGCGAAAGTAACGGTTGTATTTGAACTGGATCAACCTGAATTAGCAGCTCAATTAGCGTCAGCTGGCAAAGTGGAAGGAAATACATGGACGATTGAAGCAGATCGCCAAGAAGTAGCACGACTGAATACGTTATTTGTGCAAAATGGTATAGCTGTGTATTCGATTCGTCCGATCAAACGTAGCTTAGAAGATCAATTCTTAGAATTGACGCGAGGAGGACAATTATGA
- a CDS encoding cell wall hydrolase — MEFIKRNQWITPLLGVLFIFVMSMPFWMDNRTTKEESFTQLPIWGTKPVVASASPLEARTSLSFVTWNNTHTKKVIKQVKAETTAAQTKALKAKKLAKQAKLKATNARSAKAKASSGIVTASSSINHSTPTHLYFTRTELLNQKEKSEATWTYAMSSKDRLLLERIVMAEAEGEPYEGKVAVANVVLNRLRSANFPKTIKDVIYQRYQFSPVNNGRFDRVKPNAESVQAVSAALSGHKEVPDNTYYFVSLSLATDDTIERTRTKVVQIGHHTFFK, encoded by the coding sequence ATGGAGTTTATTAAACGCAACCAATGGATTACGCCTTTGTTAGGCGTGCTTTTTATATTTGTAATGTCTATGCCTTTCTGGATGGATAACCGTACAACCAAAGAAGAATCTTTTACTCAATTGCCGATATGGGGAACTAAGCCTGTAGTGGCGTCTGCATCTCCGCTTGAAGCAAGGACAAGTCTAAGCTTTGTCACCTGGAATAATACACATACCAAAAAAGTGATTAAGCAAGTCAAAGCAGAAACAACAGCAGCACAGACCAAAGCTCTTAAAGCTAAAAAATTGGCGAAACAAGCAAAATTGAAAGCAACGAACGCACGTTCAGCCAAAGCGAAAGCATCGTCTGGCATTGTAACGGCAAGTTCGTCTATTAATCATTCAACTCCAACCCACTTATACTTTACTCGGACCGAGCTACTTAACCAGAAGGAGAAATCCGAAGCAACCTGGACCTACGCAATGTCTAGTAAAGATCGGCTACTGTTAGAACGTATCGTTATGGCAGAAGCTGAAGGCGAACCGTACGAAGGCAAAGTGGCAGTTGCCAACGTTGTCTTAAACCGGCTACGGTCAGCTAATTTTCCCAAAACTATCAAAGATGTTATTTATCAAAGATACCAGTTTTCGCCTGTAAACAACGGTAGATTTGATCGTGTGAAACCTAATGCTGAGTCTGTTCAAGCAGTAAGTGCAGCTCTATCCGGTCATAAAGAAGTGCCTGATAATACGTATTATTTTGTATCATTGTCTTTGGCGACCGATGATACGATTGAACGTACCCGTACCAAAGTAGTACAAATTGGACATCATACTTTCTTTAAATAA
- a CDS encoding metal-dependent hydrolase yields the protein MKITYYGQSCLLVEQDGKAVIIDPFLSGNPHVNVAPKDIKVDAIILTHGHGDHFGDTVEIANNNNCPVIAVVELAQYTASKGVENTVGMNLGGSKQFDGFKVKYTLAFHSSSIEENGQNIYLGEPAGILLTMGGKTLYHAGDTALFGDMKLIGELNTIDVAALPIGDFFTMGPEDALIAAKWIKADQVIPIHYNTFPPIEQDADAFAKELEREGIKGLPLAIGESVEI from the coding sequence ATGAAAATCACATATTATGGTCAGTCTTGCTTACTGGTTGAACAAGATGGAAAAGCAGTTATTATTGACCCTTTTCTATCAGGAAACCCACATGTAAATGTTGCTCCAAAAGATATTAAAGTAGACGCTATTATTTTAACTCATGGTCATGGCGATCATTTTGGAGATACAGTCGAAATTGCTAATAACAACAATTGCCCTGTGATTGCAGTCGTAGAATTGGCTCAATACACAGCAAGCAAAGGTGTTGAAAATACAGTAGGCATGAACCTTGGCGGTAGCAAACAATTCGACGGGTTCAAAGTAAAATACACGCTAGCGTTCCATTCTTCATCGATTGAAGAAAATGGTCAAAATATTTATCTTGGAGAGCCTGCCGGTATTCTGTTAACGATGGGTGGTAAAACGCTATATCATGCAGGAGACACTGCGCTGTTTGGAGATATGAAATTAATCGGTGAATTGAATACGATTGATGTAGCTGCTTTGCCAATCGGAGATTTCTTTACGATGGGACCTGAAGATGCATTGATCGCAGCGAAATGGATCAAAGCGGATCAAGTGATTCCGATTCATTACAATACATTCCCGCCAATCGAACAAGATGCTGATGCGTTTGCAAAAGAGCTAGAGCGTGAAGGCATAAAAGGTTTGCCATTAGCGATCGGTGAAAGTGTAGAGATCTAA